In Geobacter anodireducens, a genomic segment contains:
- a CDS encoding peroxiredoxin produces MSLEGQKAPDFTLAGSDGKMHSLKDYAGQTVVIYFYPRDNTPGCTKEACGFRDLHQDLMERGVVLLGVSRDSLASHDTFIKAFGLPFTLLSDPDAAMMTAYGAFGEKVQYGKTTMGTIRSTVVVGPDGTVVKHWSKVAKADAHPAQVAEFLANRA; encoded by the coding sequence ATGTCGCTGGAAGGTCAAAAGGCACCCGACTTCACCCTGGCGGGAAGTGACGGGAAAATGCACTCTCTGAAAGACTACGCGGGGCAGACGGTCGTCATCTATTTCTATCCCCGGGACAATACGCCGGGATGCACCAAGGAGGCCTGCGGCTTCCGGGATCTGCACCAGGATCTGATGGAGCGCGGCGTTGTGCTTCTCGGCGTCAGCAGGGACAGCCTCGCGTCCCACGACACGTTCATCAAGGCCTTCGGCCTCCCCTTCACGCTTCTGTCGGATCCGGACGCCGCCATGATGACCGCCTACGGTGCCTTCGGCGAGAAGGTCCAGTACGGCAAGACCACCATGGGCACGATCCGCTCCACAGTGGTGGTGGGTCCCGACGGTACGGTGGTGAAGCACTGGTCCAAGGTGGCCAAGGCAGATGCCCATCCGGCCCAGGTGGCAGAATTCCTCGCCAACCGGGCGTAG